The Anaerohalosphaeraceae bacterium nucleotide sequence TGATAGCCCGGCAGAACGGGCGGCGGCGGCAGCGGAAGCCGAACGGCCAGCAGGGCCTGTCCCAGCGCCCGGGGGATGGGCAGGACCGTCCCGTGCCGCTGGCCGCGCACGGGTTTCGTCCGTTCGCTGATGTCCGTCCAGGTCTGAAAATCCTTTGTCTGCAGCGCTCCGTAGCGTCCGTGGACGTAATAATCGATGTACATCACATACGCATCGCCGAGGCGGCAGAGTGTCGGGCCTTCCGCCCGGGCCGTCAGAACGGGCTTTTCGAGCAGCTTGTACGGCCCGCGCGGGTCATCGGCGACCGCCTGATGAATCGGCCCCCAGATTCCCTTCTGCTGCATATCCCCTTCCTTGACCGTCAGGATATACCGTCCCTCGTGTTCGAGCAGCGTGGCGTCAATGTGGTCAAACCCCGGGTCAAAGAGGATTTGGGGCTCGGAGAACTTTTTGAAATCTTTCGTCGTCACATAATAAGTGCGGTTGTTCATCCGGTCGGGGGAAACCGTTTCCGGAAAGCGGCCTTCCACATCGGAAGACCAGAAAATCAGATATTCGCCGCGTTTGGCGTCGTAGAAGGTTTCCGGCGCCCAGCAGTTGCGTGTACCGGGCGTGTTCTCCATCAGCGGCAGCCAGCGCGGAGGCGTCCAGGTCTTCAGGTCTTTGGAGCGGGCATAGCCGATGCCTTTGTCGCGCCAGCCCGTCGTCCAGACCAGATGAAAGGTTCCGTCCGGCCCGCGGAGGATATGCGGGTCGCGCAGCAGGCCGCTGCCGACCGTCGGCTGAACAAAAACCCCCTCAATTTCGGTCCATTCCAGCCCGTTTTCGCTGACGGCCAGATGCAGCCCGTCCCCATCGCCGCGAAAGGAGGTAAACAGATACATTGTTTCCGACTCCTGCGAACAGAATCCGCAGACCGCCGAAAACAGCCAGACCACAACGGCGGCAAATCGCTTGGCTTTCATCTTCGAATGACTCCCTTTTGTGTATTTTTTGTCTTCTTACAGAACGCCCAGGCGGGCCAGTTCATCTTTGCAGAGTTTGACCTGATTGGGGTCGGTTAAGTGTTCGAGGGCCGCCCGCAGATGGCTGACGGCCAGGCGCGGCTCGCTGAGGTATCGGCCGTACAGAAGCCCGAGCATCAGATGCACCTGCTCGCTGTGTTCAAACCCCCCGTAGTGCTTCAGGTATTTTTCATAGGCGCTGGCCGCCGGCGCCCAGCGTCCGGACGCCATCAGTTGATTGGCCACGTCGAGCTGATTCTGCCGACCGAGCACCTGCGTCGGGTCGGCGTCGAGCAGTTTTAAATAGACCTCGGCTGCATCCGCCGCGTCATGCCGCCGCAGCAGTTCGGCAATCTCCTCCCGCAGCTGCTGCAGGAGCGGATTTTCCGCTTCGCCGGCCGAACCGACCGTTTTGCCGGGACCGTCCGGTTCCGTTCGAATCCGGGCGGAAGGCCCGAAGGCATCGTAGCCGGCCGCCGCCAGATTGCGAAACCGGCGCCGGCGGTTCCACTGCCGCAGCATGGACCAGAGGTCCTGATGGTCCCCGTCCGTCAGACGCAAAGCCAGCAGCCCCATCACCGCCGCAATCCCGAAGATGTATCCGGACAGGTGGGCATCGTAGGCCACGGCGGACGGAGAAAGCTTGGGCTCGATGATATTGTCCCAGAAAATCATTTTAAAGACGATAAAATACAGGGCGCGAAATTCCGCCGTCCCGATGAAAAACATCCAGTACAGCACGGTAATCAGCGTATTGGGGAACAGCACCAGATAAGCGCCCGTGACCGCCGCCACCGCTCCGCTGGCCCCGAGCACCGGGTTGGTATGCAGCAGGGCGTGTCCCAGTCCCGCAAACACCGCTCCCCCCAGATATAGGCAAAGATAGGCAACATTGCCCAGCTTATCATTGACGCTGTTGCCGAACAGGTACAGAAAATACATATTTCCGAACAAGTGGAGGATGTACATCTGCCCGCCGGCGTGCAGGAAAGAGTAGGTCACAAACTGCCAGATTTGCGGACGCTCCGGCCAGAGCATAAAGTTGTGGGCCCACGGCCGAAGGTCAAAATACCGAGCCCCGCTTCGAGGGTCCATCACCAGATGCATCGAAAGAATATAGAAAAAGACGTTCAGGCCAATCAGCAGATAATTGGCATGTGGTGTCCGCTGCGGTCGGATGCTTGTGCCTATCGGAAGCAGCATGGTTCTGTGATTTCGGCTCCAAGATACCTGAATCATTCGGTTTCACGAAAAGGGCATTGTACCGCCTGACTGCCGGCAAGACAAGTACAAAGCGGCGGCAGGAGAAATCGGCGGAGGGAGAGCGGGTAAAATTTTGGCGTTTCAGCGGGCTGAAGAGAAGAAGATTTTGTCAAAAGCCGGCGGTCTGCGTAGAATATCGCCCTTATGGACAGAGATGTTTGGGAATCCATTCGGCATCCGGACTGGAACGGACGCGTGCTGATTATCAAGCCGTCGTCGATGGGAGATATTGTGCACGCGCTGCCGGTGCTGGCGGCGCTGCGGCGGGCGCGTCCGAAGGCGCATATCTCGTGGATGGTTCGGACGGAGCTGGTTGGACTTTTTGACTGTGTAAGCGGCGTCGATGAGCTGATTTTGTTTGACCGGCGGACGATGGGCCGCTGGTGGACGGCGGCCGGCATTCGGGAGACGGCGGCGTTCCTCCGGCGGCTGCGGCATGGGCGTTATGACCTTGTGCTGGACCTGCAGG carries:
- a CDS encoding family 43 glycosylhydrolase, which encodes MKAKRFAAVVVWLFSAVCGFCSQESETMYLFTSFRGDGDGLHLAVSENGLEWTEIEGVFVQPTVGSGLLRDPHILRGPDGTFHLVWTTGWRDKGIGYARSKDLKTWTPPRWLPLMENTPGTRNCWAPETFYDAKRGEYLIFWSSDVEGRFPETVSPDRMNNRTYYVTTKDFKKFSEPQILFDPGFDHIDATLLEHEGRYILTVKEGDMQQKGIWGPIHQAVADDPRGPYKLLEKPVLTARAEGPTLCRLGDAYVMYIDYYVHGRYGALQTKDFQTWTDISERTKPVRGQRHGTVLPIPRALGQALLAVRLPLPPPPVLPGYHADPHIAVFNGRYYLYPTTDGTEGWAATSFSCMSSEDLVHWKNHGVILRLGVDVRWAERNAWAPAIAFKNGKYYFYISAAQNIGVVTAERPEGPYTDPLGKPLVPKGKYRGQAIDPMVFVDDDGAAYLYWGQGQCYAVKLNEDMISFEESAVRTITPPNYNEGPFVLKRNGIYYLMWSEYDTRDPRYSVAYGTSDSPLGPFKKAADNPILQGRDLVKGAGHHSVVQVPGKDEWVIAYHRFAIPDGSGYKRETCLSPMRFNPDGTIQKVNVYEGVDPIRTRPQD
- a CDS encoding rhomboid family intramembrane serine protease; this encodes MIQVSWSRNHRTMLLPIGTSIRPQRTPHANYLLIGLNVFFYILSMHLVMDPRSGARYFDLRPWAHNFMLWPERPQIWQFVTYSFLHAGGQMYILHLFGNMYFLYLFGNSVNDKLGNVAYLCLYLGGAVFAGLGHALLHTNPVLGASGAVAAVTGAYLVLFPNTLITVLYWMFFIGTAEFRALYFIVFKMIFWDNIIEPKLSPSAVAYDAHLSGYIFGIAAVMGLLALRLTDGDHQDLWSMLRQWNRRRRFRNLAAAGYDAFGPSARIRTEPDGPGKTVGSAGEAENPLLQQLREEIAELLRRHDAADAAEVYLKLLDADPTQVLGRQNQLDVANQLMASGRWAPAASAYEKYLKHYGGFEHSEQVHLMLGLLYGRYLSEPRLAVSHLRAALEHLTDPNQVKLCKDELARLGVL